A stretch of the Lolium perenne isolate Kyuss_39 chromosome 3, Kyuss_2.0, whole genome shotgun sequence genome encodes the following:
- the LOC139837640 gene encoding mitochondrial import receptor subunit TOM7-1, producing MASAAAGKGKSPADAAESSAASAARLAREWSTWAMKKAKVVAHYGFIPLVVLVGMRSEPRPSLAQLLSPV from the coding sequence ATGGCGTCGGCAGCGGCGGGGAAGGGGAAGTCCCCAGCGGACGCGGCGGAGTCGTCTGCGGCGAGCGCGGCGCGGCTGGCGCGCGAGTGGAGCACTTGGGCGATGAAGAAGGCGAAGGTGGTCGCCCACTACGGCTTCATCCCCCTTGTCGTCCTCGTCGGCATGAGGTCCGAGCCCCGGCCCAGCCTCGCCCAGCTCCTCTCCCCCGTGTAG